The proteins below come from a single Chrysoperla carnea chromosome 1, inChrCarn1.1, whole genome shotgun sequence genomic window:
- the LOC123290681 gene encoding zinc finger protein OZF-like translates to MELEKQLHTEFIIEDEIKEEILEEPLEIKFGLLQHKFTQGGKKPFSCEFCNKTFTQQGNLIAHKRTHTGEKPFPCEFCDKKFILKQNLIKHKRTHSGEKIFSCDICNKTFTQQGNLTVHKRIHTGEKPFPSTSPPWPVMKPVENHTKSS, encoded by the exons ATGGAACTTGAAAAACAATTACATACAGAATTTATTATTGAAGatgaaattaaagaagaaatattggAAGAACCACTTGAAATAAAGTTTGGTTTACTTCAACATAAATTCACTCAAGGCGGAAAAAAGCCTTTTTCTtgtgaattttgtaataaaacatttactcagcaAGGTAATTTAATTGCGCATAAACGAACACATACTGGCGAAAAACCTTTTCCAtgtgaattttgtgataaaaaatttattttaaaacagaatttaattaaacataaacggactcattctggtgaaaaaatattttcatgtgacatttgtaataaaacatttacccAGCAAGGTAATTTAACTGTGCATAAACGAATACATACTGGCGAAAAACCTTTTCCAt CCACATCACCCCCCTGGCCAGTGATGAAGCCAGTGGAAAATCACACAAAATCCTCTTAA
- the LOC123290660 gene encoding transcription initiation factor TFIID subunit 12, which translates to MAQQQSTVNTTQQGLMGMPQHHLNAPTVMSVSMNNIGHQNQNQAGITKPDGNMPPGLVNVQSFVGNNNMTQQPTNSNQNVQQTQQQQIQVVGTTSGIGVNVPVAPVNSMQQTFSGTPSKGNASTTAQAPNPPVGATQPATANDGPQQLLSKTRLMELVRDVDPTVQLDDEVEEMLLSIADSFVESIANGSCKIAKHRHIQTVEVRDVQLYLEQAYNIWIPGLGTDELRPYKRSAITEAHKQRMALIRKTKNK; encoded by the exons ATGGCTCAACAACAATCTACCGTAAATACCACGCAGCAAGGCCTAATGGGCATGCCGCAACATCATTTAAACGCCCCTACAGTTATGTCTGTGTCGATGAATAATATCGGGCATCAAAATCAAAACCAAGCGGGCATCACAAAACCGGATGGGAATATGCCACCCGGTTTGGTCAATGTACAATCATTTGTTGGAAACAATAATATGACGCAACAACCaacaaattcaaatcaaaatgtTCAACAaactcaacaacaacaaattcaaGTTGTTGGAACAACTAGTGGAATAGGAGTAAATGTTCCTGTCGCTCCTGTTAATAGTATGCAACAGACATTTAGTGGAACTCCATCTAAAGGCAATGCCTCAACAACGGCCCAAGCGCCAAATCCACCAGTGGGAGCCACTCAACCTGCGACTGCCAATGACGGCCCTCAACAg CTCCTGAGTAAAACCCGGCTTATGGAATTGGTACGTGATGTGGATCCAACTGTTCAACTGGATGATGAAGTTGAAGAAATGTTACTGAGTATTGCTGATAGTTTCGTTGAGAGTATTGCAAATGGTTCCTGTAAAATTGCTAAACATCGACATATACAAACTGTGGAAGTTAGAGATGTTCAATTATATTtgg AGCAAGCGTATAATATATGGATTCCAGGCTTAGGGACAGATGAACTTCGTCCATACAAACGATCTGCTATAACAGAAGCGCACAAACAGCGAATGGCATTAATTcgtaaaacgaaaaataaatga
- the LOC123290654 gene encoding cyclin-L2, with the protein MPEKMSTKSDSDKQGSTVTRKPHRKIILTLNNCLLPEEKLSQTPSRNDGLDDETETDLRIWGCELIQTAGILLRLPQVAMATGQVLFQRFYYCKSFARHSVETTAMACICLASKIEEAPRRIRDVINVFHHIKQIAEQKTIKPVVLDHSYVNLKTSVIKAERRVLKELGFCVHVKHPHKIIVMYLQVLSFEENTHMMQLAWNYMNDSLRTDVFVRYEPEVIACACIYLTARKLHIPLPMDPAWFTVFGAKEVDIKDICIRILRLYKRPKINISELEKKVEEVRKIYEEKKLKERALNEDKPSPKNKDSPKSADGSHNAWGGFISRSGNHNVANNHDKEKKRSRSRSISPVSGSKPRKRGRSRSRTRSRSKTRKMKKSRSRSRRRSHSKEHHVRNKQRDRSKNRRTSKSRSRSPLPTRKHKNNDRKSRYRSNSYDKYRDRSSPDKNSRYDKNDYDYPKNDKYNDYRSEKLSKKVSSYQIDDNDKYHDKYLSREGSLERSDHYHTESKLESRSKSKKDRRR; encoded by the coding sequence atgccaGAAAAAATGAGTACTAAAAGTGATTCAGATAAACAGGGATCAACGGTCACACGTAAACCACATAGGAAGATTATATTAACGTTGAACAATTGTTTATTGCCCGAGGAGAAATTAAGTCAAACACCTTCAAGAAACGATGGTTTGGATGATGAAACTGAAACCGATTTACGTATATGGGGTTGTGAATTAATACAAACAGCTGGTATATTATTACGACTACCACAAGTTGCAATGGCAACTGGTCAGGTTTTATTTCAgcgtttttattattgtaaatcgTTTGCACGTCATTCTGTTGAAACGACAGCAATGGCATGTATATGTTTAGCGTCGAAAATTGAGGAGGCACCACGTCGTATACGTGATGTTATTAACGTATTCCATCACATTAAACAAATTGcagaacaaaaaacaataaaaccgGTTGTATTAGATCATTCGTACGTGAATTTAAAAACATCCGTTATAAAAGCTGAACGACGTGTTCTAAAAGAATTAGGTTTTTGTGTTCATGTTAAACATCCTCATAAAATCATTGTTATGTATTTACAAGTGTTATCCTTCGAGGAGAACACACACATGATGCAATTAGCGTGGAATTACATGAACGATTCATTGCGCACCGATGTGTTCGTACGCTACGAACCCGAAGTGATTGCATGCGCTTGTATCTACTTAACTGCTCGCAAACTACATATACCTTTGCCCATGGATCCTGCGTGGTTTACTGTTTTTGGTGCTAAGGAAGTTGATATTAAAGATATATGTATACGAATATTACGATTATATAAACGACCGAAAATTAATATTAGCGAATTAGAAAAGAAAGTTGAAGAAGTTCGAAAAATctacgaagaaaaaaaattaaaagagcgCGCTTTAAATGAGGATAAACCATCACCAAAGAATAAGGATAGTCCAAAATCAGCAGATGGTTCACATAATGCATGGGGTGGTTTTATTTCAAGATCCGGTAATCATAATGTTGCAAATAATCATGATAAAGAGAAAAAACGATCTCGTTCACGATCTATTTCACCGGTTAGTGGATCAAAACCACGTAAACGTGGACGTTCACGTAGTCGTACACGATCCAGATCAAAAACacgcaaaatgaaaaaatctcgATCACGTTCGAGACGACGATCTCATAGTAAAGAACATCATGTTAGGAATAAACAAAGAGATCGTAGTAAAAATAGACGAACATCGAAATCACGTAGTAGATCCCCTCTGCCTactagaaaacataaaaataatgatcgAAAGTCTAGATATCGATCAAATAGTTATGATAAATATCGTGATCGATCATCACCTGATAAAAATAGTCGAtatgataaaaatgattatgattatccgaaaaatgataaatataatgattatCGATCCGAAAAACTATCGAAAAAAGTATCATCCTATCAAATAGACGATAATGATAAATATCATGATAAGTATTTATCACGAGAAGGTTCCTTAGAAAGAAGTGATCATTACCATACTGAATCCAAGTTAGAATCCAGATCCAAAAGTAAAAAAGATCGTCgcagataa